Within Vicia villosa cultivar HV-30 ecotype Madison, WI linkage group LG1, Vvil1.0, whole genome shotgun sequence, the genomic segment GAATGGTACCGATTTAAAATTGGATATACCGATTTTTCAGTTTTTTCATTAAGAATTTAACGTTTCTTTAGTTTTACTTTTCAGATTTTGATGGCGTTTTTTAGACTTTAATCCGCATAGACCCATCCGATAACCCGCAAACCGAAACAACTTATAAACCGCTTTATCCGAAGGGAAAAATGGGCGGAGTTGGGCCTCTACTTTCAAACCGCGGTTTGGGCTGGTTCGACATTTTGGATCCGAAACCGCCCGAACCGACCCAATATCCACCCCTAGTTTTCACATGTCTGCTGTCAAGTGTCAGTTCTATAGAATATGTCAATATGAGGAGAATATCAAAAAGaagtcataaaataagaaaatttctttagccacctccctatgggggtcacccccagcgaaaatcccaaaatacccctgcttcggaaatgaacttccgaagcgcttttttttttaaaaaaattccacaattcggaagtgcatctcatgaacttccgaaaacacctcatgggggtgaattcggaaatgaacttccgaattatgcagaaactgtgtttttttttaacgttttttcttaaactgtctcgcattttaattaaacgcaaacgccaaataaaaataagcaacagataaactgaaaatactaagatgataaatccaatccaaaaacactatgcgaaagatacaatccgaaatcaaaacaaaacaaaacaaagacacgttattctgcccgacgagcgttacaaaatacacatcaaacaaaacaaaaacacgttattcttcccgacgagcgaactcctccgaatgaagataattataccaatcctcatcccactcagtctcagaaccatcagcattgatcacgcctgaagactgagcctgcacgtccgagcaaTGGACCccaaggggacgagaagcagaaccaatCAAAACCTTCTTCtactccttcacctccttcacctccttctttgaagaaccctttcttcccttagcgccacccattcctgcgtaaaaattaagaaagaaaggtccatgagacctccttttataaaagaagaaaggggacaaaaacgcttgggaaacagacaagtcattaaagaacaaagacgttggaaaccagcgacacgccgtcaaagaagtcagaacgcatgcacacaaacttcaaagaaacaggcacaataaacaaaggcgttaaaaataaagtacttgcaaattaaaacggacactccctaccctctctagccgACGCAGGCTTGGTCTCCcttccctgtctgatgcgtgctggttggttgtctgacatgttcctgtaaacaattgaaatcgattaatatgcgagacaaaataaaaaataaaaaaatttgaacttctgatacatttcggaagttcatttccgaaaactgggatggaggtgttttcggaaatgaacttccgaaacacccctgcgatggagttttctgcaacttccatggcagacccctaaaccaaacttcaaaccaaatcaaaatgcttctaaacaacctaaatactactaacaacctaaccatatatcatttatgcaattaaaaccctaaataacatgcatttgaataatgaatctaaaaatttcaaaacttacaaagtgttaggattgagggcttttgaatgttgtttagcagtgtgattggagccttgatgcagccttggaattctgtttgcacaaattttcgcctttgcttgttttttatttgagttagggtaaatgaatggggagggggagtgttttaataaatctgcagaacgcgcagtattttggaagttcacttccgaaatgctgttttcggaaatgaacttccgaaataagacaattttttcaaaaaaaaagacgctttcggagatgcatctccgaaaacgcctttttcttgcatttcggaaatgaacttccgaagtcaggggtagtttgggtttttcaccagaggtggactagaaggttgggaggtctataGAGAAATTTCCTAAAATAATCCAACTAAGTAAGGATTTAGGGGAAACTCTTTTGAATTGGGTTAAAACTTAATGAAATCAAGGAAAACCAAACTTGTCAAGAGAAGCTAACCAGAAATAGACACACTAATGCTATGTTTGgatgaaaaaagaaaattaaaggatagaaaataagaggaaagaatgttaaaaaaataaaaatgaagacAAAATTAGAAGAAAGTGGAATAATTTTTTAGTTGTTTGTTAGGAGTGAAAGTAGATAGAAAGTGAGAGGGAAGAAAGATATAATATTCTATAATGACGAAAATAAcctttgtttgaaattgaagaaaCAATGAAATAgtcttaaataattttatttttatcattccttaaataatatttattttattaatttatataatttcaaAATATGTCATACTTCACAATTTTGCTTTATAATATTTTTgccaaatttattttatttagttaataactttatacaattaattatattatataaaggccgtaaaatatatattttttaaaacatttattCATGTAAAAAGAATAGAACAATTTGTATCTAAaagatttaaatgaaataaatgataAATTGGAGTGGTAATAAAACTGCTATGTCAACAAAAATATATTGACAAATTGGGTGTTTTGGTCATTTTAATTGTATTAATGGttcatgtttattttctttgcaatatAGGAAGGAAAGATTATGAGTGGGGCACCCATCAATTTTAAACTTTCATTCCCCTCTAACACATATACCCAACGGTGGAAGCACAATTTTCCATCCTTTCACTTTCATGAGAAACAAACAATGTATAAAAGTGTACTCAATCATACTTGAGTGAGCCCCTGATAATCCTGTCGAATGATAAAACATACAAGATTCTTTGACATATATTCCTTAAAATAGTTGTTTTTAAGAGGTTCTAAGAGCACCTACATTCATACCAATTAATTTGGTGGTATAAATGGATctcactcaatatattatataatttttcatattttcaattatttaaataactaaACTATAAATTAGGTACTACTAATCTCACTATATACTCCAATtcaatatattattgattaaaagAGTAAAAATATGTCAAAGTTTTCAAAACTACGCTGCTGAAAAAAACAACAATGATTTACTGATATAAGtacaatttaatttaataataatatttttaatattttcagacATTAGTGGCTTTGCATTCCTAAGCAACCATGAATAAGAATGCTATAAGACCTCAAAACTATATACCTCTACTTTAAAGTCTAACGAAAAATTGAGAGTTAGGTACACATTATTCTAAACTCTAAATCCGCATCCATTTGTGACTTAATTTTCAAAGTGTTTTCTGGTACATCCATATCTTTGGGAGCCACGGATCTTCGGGAGCCACAGTTGTCGTCAAGACATTCATCATCATTCGTATCTTCTAAATTCCTCTAGATTAACACTATATTTGTTTGCAACGAAAATAGAaggaaaagataaagaaagaaagCTCAACTTACAAGATCCTTCTATTGTTTGAGACTTTCTAAAATGTGAATGAAAGAGAAAACTGCAACTAGGATCCACCTTGATTTTGTTTCCGCGCTAAACTGAAAGGAAACGGAAAAAGACACACTTTTGAGACATAAAAAGAACAGTAACCTTATGTTTTGTTAATTTGTTTACAAAAACAAAAGTGTTTTTCATaaatatatctataatataagaaaattaatggcggtgaaaaagttcaaaatactcttatttgatttttttgccaccacattaaaattgtggttttttggtatttgtaccataaagttcttaattttattattaaattaatacaactcttatattttatcaaaattatcaaatttttctctattctctattttttttctctttcatcactttctcacttctttcttccaaaaaaaaaaaaactatcaatctataatataagaaaattaatggttgtggaaaagtccaaaatacctttatttgattttttgtcacctcattaaaattgtggttttttggtctttgtaccataaagttcttaattttattattaaattaatacaactcttatattttatcaaacttatcaaatctctctctattctctattttgtttctctttcatcactttctcacttctttcttcaaaaaaaaaatatcaatctatattataagaaaattaatggttgtggaaaagttcaaaatactcttatttgattttttgccaccacattaaaattgtggctTGTTGGTCTtcgtaccataaagttcttaattttattattaaaataatacaactcttatattttatcaaacttatcaaatctctctttattctctatttttttctcttgcatcattttctcacttctttctttcaaaaaaaaaatctattattgatatattttttttatatacgaaaagtgGTATTTATCATTGACGGCCAGGAGAAGATAATCATCTAAGATAGTGATGTGACGGCGGAGCTGAACTATTGGGAGAACGCGTCAATCCTCTTTGCTCTGGGGGAAACACTGTTTATGCACGCTGTAAAGAATTTCATGGAAAAATCTTGGAACTTCGTTGCTATGCCAGAACTATACTTCAATGAAACAGGGTACTTCATTGTTCGATTCAAAGACTATGACGACCAATGCAAGGTAATGGAGCAAGGACCATACTTCATATTTGGTAAACCGATATTCCTTAAACACTAGTCAATTGATTTTGAACTAAAAGCGGATTTACTTCGAGTGCTCCCGCTTTGGATTACACTGCCAAACTTACCTCTGTACCTATGGGGGGGGAAAAGTATTTCGAAAATTGCTAGTGCTGTGGGGAACCCCATAACTACTGATGAATGCACTGCGAGGAAATTGAGAATTTCGTATGCAAGAGTGCTAGTGGAAGTGGATATCACCAGGCCTGTTAAGGATATGATACCCATTAGGGACCACAGTGGGAAGGAATGGGAACAAAGAGTTGAGTATGAATGGCGGCCTAAGTATTGCAAGGCATGCCTTAAAATTGGTCATGACTGTGCAATGAAGAAGATGACAATACAACCAAAGCCGGTCCAGAAAGTGTGGAAACAAAAGCCAAAGGATCCTGAGCATAGAGAAAGTATTACTGAAGGTGAGAACAAAAGCAAAGAGGATGGAGCTGAAGTGTGGACTCAAGTTAGCACCAGCAGAAGTGATAAGGCTAAGAAGAAAATTGTGTTTACACCGCCCGATGATATGGTGGTCCAGAATGCCTTCACACCCCTTGGGATTGGAGTTAATCTTGTAGGGGAGTCCAGCAATAGCAAATGATCACCACCTGGAACGTTAGGGGCATCAATAAAGAGTCTCGGCACCGGGAAGTCAGCTCCTACATCCATACCTTGCAGGTGCCCATCATTGCTTTGTTAGAAACTAGAATAAAGGAAACTAATGCTGATAGAATACGTAGGACGTTTATAAATAAATGGGCCTATATTGATAATTATACTCATCACTATAATGGAAGAATCTGGATTCTGTGGGATGATCAGGAAGTCACAGTGAAGGTCCTGACAGTTGAGGAACAATTCATCCATATTGATGTTCAGCATAGGGACAACAAAAGGCACTACTTGGCAACTATTGTTTACGCATTGAACCAGCTCGAGAAAAGGAAAATTCTTTGGGAGCATATTGATAGATTAGGGGATAGTATACACTTGCCATGGATTGTGATTGGAGACTACAACAATGTCCTTACTTATAAGGACAGGATCGGTGGTAACCGAGTGGCCCTTAATGAATATGCAGATCTGGTTGACATGATGGAGAAGAATGGCCTGTTTGAAGCTGAAACCAAGGGCTCCCACTTCACTTGGTCAAATAAACATTCATTTGGAGCCATCTATTCTAGAATAGATAGACTCATTGGTAACTCACTCTGGTTCAGCACGTATCAAGATATTATTGTGGAAATTCTGCCTCCTCATATTTCTGATCACTCCCCGATTAGAGTAAGAACGTTGGCAGCTCAGCATAGGCGTAAACACACCTTTAAGTTCTTAAACTGTGTGACAACAAGGACAGGGTATCATGAGACTGTTAATAATTGTTGGAGACAACAGGTTCAGGGCACACCAATGCAACTACTTTGGCACAAAATGAAGAAGCTTAGCAGGACCCTCACACCTCTTCACAGAGAGATTAGTGGCATGAGAATCCAAATGCTCAAAACCAGAGCAGAACTGGAGGAGGCACACAAAGAATTACAAACTAACCCATTTGACAGCCATCTTATGGAGCTGGTGAAAAACAAAACAGATAGACTCTTAGAGCTCAATCAAATGGAGGAAAGCATGCTTAAACAGAAGGCCAAGGTTGAATGGTTGAAACTGGGCGATGAAAACAATACTTTCTTCCACAACTCAGTCAGAGAGAGGCATAGACATAACAACATGAACACTCTGACCTCCCTGAATGGCAGTTTTCTTAATAACAGGGAAGACATCACCAAAGAGATAATTGAGTACTATACGACTCTGCTAGGAACATCATCCAATGCGCTGAAGGGTATTGACAGACATTGCATTTTGAGAGGGAAAATTCTTTCCAGAACAGATGCGCTGAGTTTGATCTATCCAATTGCTGAATAGGAGATTTGGGATGCCTTACAAAGCATTGGTAATTCTAAAGCACCAGGTATAGATGGTTTTACTTCTCACTTCTTCAAAGAGTCCTGGCAGACTATTAAGAATGACACCATAGCTGCTGTCCAAGAGTTTTTCAGAACAGGCCAGATGCATAAAGGATTGAATTGCTCCCTTATTACCCTGATTCCTAAGTCTAATGAGGCAAAAACTGTAAAGGACTGGCGACCTATTTCATGTTGTAGCACCTTCTACAAAATCGTTTCCAAAATCATGACCAAGAGATTAGCCAAAGTCATTACCTCCATTGTACATGAAAATCAGTCTGCCTTCATTCCGGGGAGAATTATCCACGACAACATAATGCTTGCTCAGGAACTTATCAGAGGATATAATAGGAAATATCTGTCACCTAGATGTATGATACAAATGGATATTCAGAAAGCTTACGACACGGTGGAATGGCCGGCTTTGGAACAAATTCTGTACGCACTCGGGATTCCTCACCAGTTTGTTCAGTGGACCATGGCATGTGTCACCTCAGTGTCTTATAAATTCTCCATCAATGGCGAGCCTAGTAGTAGTATTGTCAAAGCCAAGAGAGGGCTGCGACAGGGAGACCCCATATCCCCGCTCCTCTTTGTCCTAGTTATGGAGTACCTTCATAGGATACTCCAAACTCTTAAAGATAAGCCTGAATTCAAGTATCATCCAAAATGCTCTAAGATGAAGATTGTTAATATTTGCTTCGCAGATGACATTCTGCTTTTTGCTAGGGCTGACACTATCTCTATCAGAATGATCATGGAGAAAGTTAGAGAGTTTTCTGATTCCACGGGCCTGCACATGAGCATAGCAAAAAGCAAGATATTCTTTGGAGGAGTGGACAGAATTAGCCAACAGAGTTTGATGAAGGAAACTGGGTTCCAAATAGGTACAATGCCTTTTAAATATCTAGGAGTCCCCCTAGATAGTAAGAAGCTAACTGTTATGAACTGCCAGCCTCTTATAGATAAAATGTTGACTCGTCTAAACCACTGGTGCACCAGATTGTTATCTTATGCAGGAAGACTTCAGTTAATCAAGAGTGTGATGTTCTCTATAGCTAACTACTGGCTCCAGATATTTCCTCTCCCCAAGAAAGTAATAATGCATATTGAACGATTATGTAGGAGATTCCTTTGGACTGGCCAGGAGGACAAACGGAGGACTGCGCCTATTTCTTGGGAGACAATCTGCAGCCCGATTTCTGAGGGTGGTTTGAACGTTACTGCACTTGGTATATGGAACAAAGCCACTTTGGGAAAAATGCTATGGAATCTGCATCAGAAGAAGGACAAGCTGTGGATTATTTGGGTGCATAACTACTATATGAAGAGTACCACAGTAATGAACTACACGCCTAAAGTGACTGCTTCTTGGATTCTCAAAGCCCTCTTCAAGCACAAGCAGTCTGTTATGTGTGCTGCAGCCTGGGATAACGCAGAAACCACGGGCTGCTATAGTACCGGTAGCATGTATAAAGACCTCAGAAACCCTCATTCGAAAGTTAATTGGAGGACTTTAATGAGAAATAACTGTGCTAGGCCTAGAGCCTTATTTGTTATGTGGATGGCATGCCACCAACGGCTTAACACGAAGGACAGGTTGAATCGCTTTGGTACCTTCACCGATGGTGCATGCTTCTTCTGTGGTGATATGGAATCGTGTGGGCATCTGTTTTTCGCGTGCAGGGTCACTCGTGATTTGTGGAATCAACTGCTTAGATGGATGCGCATTACTCACTCTCCGTTGGCTTGGGAGCAAGAACTCCAATGGATCGTAGCGTGCAGTAAAGGGAAAAGCCAGCAAGCCAAGCTCCTTCGACTTTGTGTGGCTGAAACGATTTACTATATTTGGTGTGCTAGGAACAAGGGGATTTTTCAAGGGCACAGTAGTGACCTTAATGTCCAGAACATTAAGGAGATCATTGGTATCAGGGTGCATAGAGATAGGAAACTTAGTTTGTTTTATAACTCTCTCTAAGTTTGTTTGTATTGTCTGCTAGAGGCTTGGATCCTTAGGGGTCAGCATGTACTTCAATTGTTTTTTGGATTATATTAATATatcattcttccaaaaaaaaaaagtggtatttatgatcgaaatattttttagtaagaaatgatatacaggaaaaatttattcaaaaaatttattattgatctaaatatttttatatacgaaaatttaatattgatacaaatatttttgtaaatgatacctaaataaaaataatatttgtatacggaaaaaatctattatttatgaaaaatggtttttatgatccaaatattttttattcaaaaatgatatagggaaaaaatctattattgatctaaatatttttatatacgaaatttactattgatccaaatatttttgtaaataatacttaaacaaaaatgaaatttgtatacgggaaaaaaatttattattaatctaaatatttttatatgcgaaaaatgttatttatgatccaaatattttttattcaaaaatggaataggccaaaaaatatattatttatctaaatatttttatatacgaaaatttgatattgatctaaatatttttgtaaatgacacctaaacaaaaataatatttgtatatggaaaaaaacctattatttacgaaaaatagtatttatgatccaaataactTTTTtccaaaatgatatacgggaaaataatctactactgatctaaatatttttatatacgaaatttactattgatccaaatatttttgtaaatgatacctaaacaaaaatgtggtctgtatatgggaaaaaaaatctgttattgatctaaatatttttatatacgagaaatagtattaatgattaaatatttttgatccaaaaatggtatatggtaaaaaatctattattgatctaaatattttgtatacgaaaattcaatattaatccaaacattttttgaaaatgatacccaaataaaaataatatttgtattattatttaccaaaaatattatttatgatccaaatattttttattcaaaaatggtatatggaaaaaaatctactattgatgtaaatatttttatatacaaaatttactattgaaccaaatatttttgtaaatgatatctaaacaaaaatgaagtttgtattcggaaaaaaatctattattgacctaaatatttttatatacgagaaattatatttatgatcaaatatttttgatcaaaaaatggtatacgggaaaaaatatattattgacctaaatattttaatatacgaaaatttaatactgatccaaatatttttgtaaatgatacctaaacaaaaataatatttgtatacgaaaaaaaactattatttacgaaaaatggtatttatgacctaaatattttttatttaaaaatgatatactggaaaaaatttattattgatctaaatatttttatatacgaaatttactattgatacaaatatttttttaaatgatacttaaacaaaaataaagtctgtatacgggaaaaaaatctatccaaaaatggtatacgggaaaaatctattattgatctaaatatttttatatatgaaataatcaattatttatctaattttttttcttttttaacatttttaattaaaataaatgatgtatccaaatttGCGTAAtcgaacagaacccgtgcgtatgcacgggtttttTACTAGTTATTttctaaaacacatattaaagaCATCTTTGGTTTTTTTGGTTTAcgtaaaaacatatattttatatagtttatttatatattaaaaaataaataatccgTTATAAttgtatattaatttatatgtattaaaatatttatttataattcaaTATTTTGCTTATGTTAAACAAGGATATTAATATCATTTGttaaattcataattttttaagttatttattcATCTTTGTCTCCTTTCACTTTCATTTATaccaaacaactaaaaaaatcatcttattttcttttttcgttcattcctacaatttttttttctttcacttttttcttttcagtttctcttctaattcaaacaaaaaataaagctTCACACTAGCAGATCACTacatacaaaataatttttaacccAGCTTAGAATaagtttttaataataatattatatttttctttttaaatagatACAAGTTGAATTAAATTAAGTTATTTTCTAAATTTCTTTGAAATGGTCCTGCATGAGAATCTTATCTTATACGGTTATATATTATACAGTACTAATAGAGAATATATAACTCATGTCATGATGTTATAAGACAAGTGCACAAGTGGTTCACTACATAAATAATACCAAATAATTATATTATGATAAATGATATTTTAACACCATAAACTTACACTTACATCCAAAACATTGATCACAAATACGTGAAcagtgtttttattattattttaatattttaatatattttttatgttttttttaaattattttggttaatattattaaaatttggttaataaaattttaaatttggttAATATGTATTCTGACATAAAACAATTAATAGTTAATATGTATACTATTCAGACTTTGGTTAtctataaagttggttaatacagtTCATAACTTGATTAATGAGTTttcaa encodes:
- the LOC131650591 gene encoding uncharacterized protein LOC131650591, whose amino-acid sequence is MITTWNVRGINKESRHREVSSYIHTLQVPIIALLETRIKETNADRIRRTFINKWAYIDNYTHHYNGRIWILWDDQEVTVKVLTVEEQFIHIDVQHRDNKRHYLATIVYALNQLEKRKILWEHIDRLGDSIHLPWIVIGDYNNVLTYKDRIGGNRVALNEYADLVDMMEKNGLFEAETKGSHFTWSNKHSFGAIYSRIDRLIGNSLWFSTYQDIIVEILPPHISDHSPIRVRTLAAQHRRKHTFKFLNCVTTRTGYHETVNNCWRQQVQGTPMQLLWHKMKKLSRTLTPLHREISGMRIQMLKTRAELEEAHKELQTNPFDSHLMELVKNKTDRLLELNQMEESMLKQKAKVEWLKLGDENNTFFHNSVRERHRHNNMNTLTSLNGSFLNNREDITKEIIEYYTTLLGTSSNALKGIDRHCILRGKILSRTDALSLIYPIAE